In Candidatus Bathyarchaeota archaeon, a single window of DNA contains:
- a CDS encoding TIGR00295 family protein — protein MSNHSLSYEEALNLLKKAGCSNSVIEHCIAVSKTAVEIAESCLRKGKKLDLETIKIGALLHDIGRAFTHDVKHGVMGAALAKSMNLPISIVRIIETHIGAGIPAEEAEELGLPKKDYMPLTLEEKIVCYADKLTKGNSRVDFSQALKDLTETLGKNHPALTRLNLLKEEILTSCSEI, from the coding sequence ATGAGTAACCATTCTTTAAGCTATGAAGAAGCTTTAAATCTTCTTAAAAAAGCTGGCTGTAGCAATTCAGTTATTGAACATTGCATTGCTGTTTCAAAAACAGCTGTTGAAATAGCAGAATCATGTTTAAGAAAAGGAAAAAAACTTGATTTAGAAACTATTAAGATTGGTGCTCTTCTTCACGATATTGGAAGAGCATTCACTCATGATGTAAAGCATGGCGTTATGGGTGCAGCGTTAGCTAAATCAATGAATCTTCCCATTTCAATAGTGAGAATAATAGAAACTCATATAGGAGCTGGAATTCCCGCTGAAGAAGCTGAAGAATTAGGGTTACCTAAAAAAGATTACATGCCTTTAACTTTAGAAGAAAAAATTGTTTGTTACGCAGATAAATTAACTAAAGGAAACAGTAGAGTGGATTTTTCTCAAGCATTAAAAGATTTAACTGAAACCTTAGGAAAAAATCATCCAGCTTTAACTAGATTAAATCTTCTTAAAGAAGAAATTTTAACTTCATGCTCTGAAATCTAA
- a CDS encoding Lrp/AsnC family transcriptional regulator gives MKRKSTAIDKVDVNILSLIYKNPGLTYTEIAEKLKTTPVTIHNRIKKMKEKEVLKEAIIIPPKIFGKNVTAFVQVSVAPGQEKNIGESIAKIHEVLEVVTTTGDFDLLIKIVASDVNELQQIIMDKIRGLKGVIRTNTILLLSTLKSELNYIPRHYL, from the coding sequence TTGAAGAGAAAAAGCACTGCCATCGATAAGGTAGACGTCAACATTTTAAGTTTAATATATAAAAATCCAGGATTAACTTATACTGAAATCGCTGAAAAACTTAAAACAACCCCTGTTACTATTCATAATAGAATAAAGAAGATGAAAGAAAAAGAGGTTTTAAAAGAAGCAATTATTATACCTCCTAAAATATTTGGAAAGAATGTCACAGCATTTGTACAAGTTTCTGTAGCTCCTGGTCAAGAAAAAAATATTGGAGAATCTATAGCTAAAATTCATGAAGTTTTAGAAGTTGTTACTACAACTGGAGATTTTGATCTTTTAATAAAAATTGTAGCAAGTGATGTAAATGAATTGCAACAAATAATTATGGATAAAATTAGAGGCTTAAAAGGGGTTATTCGCACCAATACTATTTTATTGTTATCTACTCTTAAGAGCGAATTAAATTATATTCCAAGACATTATTTGTAG
- a CDS encoding pseudouridine synthase, with translation MRKNKNLSEDLIKIRSIANYQFGKNVGEILFPKDSVIIKSKNTGKIRYIYYDNKLLATLRAKDGLLALTLNGAERILKAKNLHCKVKVRRDVAKHIAEGKNVFAKHVIEADEELRPQDEVIVVDEDGNLIAVGKAVLSGEEMKAFKIGVAVKVRKGKID, from the coding sequence TTGAGGAAGAATAAAAATTTAAGTGAAGATTTAATTAAAATAAGAAGTATTGCTAATTATCAATTTGGTAAAAATGTTGGGGAAATTCTTTTTCCTAAAGATTCTGTAATAATAAAATCTAAAAATACAGGTAAAATAAGATATATTTACTATGATAATAAGCTTTTAGCTACTTTAAGAGCTAAAGATGGGTTATTAGCGTTAACTTTAAATGGAGCTGAAAGGATTTTAAAAGCTAAAAATCTTCATTGCAAAGTGAAAGTTAGAAGGGATGTTGCTAAGCATATAGCTGAAGGAAAAAATGTTTTCGCAAAACATGTTATTGAAGCGGATGAAGAGTTAAGGCCTCAAGATGAAGTTATAGTTGTAGATGAAGATGGAAATTTAATAGCTGTTGGAAAAGCGGTTTTAAGCGGTGAAGAAATGAAGGCATTTAAAATTGGAGTTGCGGTTAAAGTTAGAAAGGGAAAAATTGATTAA
- a CDS encoding transcription factor has product MSVIDEQLLEVAKFFGGEEGVKIIQALNKLGEATDEAIALESGVKLNIVRKFLYKMYTHGLISAIRARDEEKGWFIFYWRIQKDQLNAFIRDRKRKTLEKLKKRLEYEKLHEFFICEKCSNIRVSFEEAMESAFKCLNCGEQLKSFDNSGIIEFLIKKIQQLEEELKNE; this is encoded by the coding sequence TTGTCGGTTATAGATGAGCAATTGCTTGAGGTTGCAAAGTTTTTTGGCGGTGAAGAAGGTGTAAAAATAATTCAAGCTTTAAATAAACTTGGAGAAGCTACGGATGAAGCTATAGCATTAGAATCTGGAGTAAAACTAAATATCGTAAGAAAGTTTCTGTATAAAATGTATACTCATGGGTTAATTTCAGCTATTAGAGCTAGAGACGAAGAAAAAGGCTGGTTTATTTTTTATTGGAGAATCCAAAAAGATCAATTAAACGCGTTTATAAGAGATAGAAAAAGAAAAACTTTAGAAAAGCTTAAAAAAAGGCTTGAATATGAAAAGCTTCATGAATTCTTTATTTGCGAGAAATGCTCTAATATTAGAGTTAGCTTTGAAGAGGCTATGGAGTCAGCTTTCAAATGCTTAAATTGCGGAGAGCAATTAAAAAGCTTTGATAACAGCGGAATCATTGAGTTTTTAATAAAGAAAATTCAGCAGTTAGAGGAGGAATTAAAAAATGAGTAA
- a CDS encoding tRNA (cytidine(56)-2'-O)-methyltransferase (catalyzes the S-adenosyl-methionine-dependent 2'-O-ribose methylation of C56 in tRNA transcripts): protein MQEVVVLRWGHRSRDLRVTTHLALTARAFGASGLILSDVKDEKIEKSIMKVNELWGGKFFFKMGIPWRKVVEEWRKNNGIIVHLTMYGENIESSNLQKIKETGRNVLLIVGSQKVPRIFFSPEISDFNVAVGNQPHSEVAAIAVFLDRFFNGKELIKEFENAKIRIIPSKRSKKVLRLKANFS, encoded by the coding sequence TTGCAAGAAGTAGTTGTGCTACGTTGGGGTCATAGATCTAGAGATTTAAGAGTGACAACGCATTTAGCTTTAACAGCTAGAGCTTTCGGAGCTTCAGGTTTAATTCTCTCTGATGTTAAAGATGAGAAAATTGAAAAATCAATTATGAAAGTTAACGAGTTGTGGGGTGGAAAATTCTTTTTTAAAATGGGGATTCCATGGAGAAAAGTTGTTGAAGAATGGAGAAAAAACAATGGTATAATTGTTCATCTTACAATGTATGGAGAAAACATAGAATCGAGCAATCTTCAAAAAATAAAAGAAACTGGAAGAAATGTTTTGCTTATAGTTGGAAGTCAAAAAGTTCCTCGAATCTTTTTTTCACCAGAAATCTCAGATTTTAACGTAGCTGTTGGAAATCAACCGCATTCTGAAGTAGCTGCTATAGCTGTTTTTCTAGATAGGTTTTTTAATGGGAAAGAGTTGATTAAAGAGTTTGAAAACGCTAAAATTCGCATAATCCCATCTAAAAGATCTAAAAAAGTTTTAAGATTAAAAGCGAATTTTTCCTAA
- a CDS encoding homoserine kinase, which yields MNNILRVVVKAPATTANLGPGFDAHGLALNVMYDIIEVEKISGKKILIEVEGKYADRIPVKPEENSAGKVALMLQKKLDCGVKIKIFKGIPPGSGLGSSGADAAGVALAINRLFKLNFNKEKLTELASFGEIASAGAAHADNVAPAIYGGFTIILSYKPMKIFSFFPSKKLKFILAVPDFPKESTKKAREVLPKEVELKNVVSNVSGASAVTAGIILSNPQLIGFGMRMDKIVEVARASLYPYFNRVKFEALKSGALGVALSGAGPSIIAIVNFKEYNVTRVVEAMRRAFKIEGIQCEVYVSEAGKGAEVIEEE from the coding sequence ATGAATAATATTTTAAGAGTAGTTGTTAAGGCTCCAGCTACTACAGCAAATTTAGGTCCTGGTTTCGACGCTCATGGTTTAGCTTTAAATGTTATGTATGATATTATAGAAGTAGAGAAGATAAGTGGGAAAAAAATTTTAATTGAAGTTGAAGGTAAATACGCTGATAGAATTCCTGTAAAGCCTGAAGAAAACTCTGCTGGAAAAGTTGCTTTAATGCTTCAAAAGAAGCTGGATTGCGGAGTTAAAATTAAAATTTTTAAGGGTATTCCACCTGGTTCAGGGTTAGGCAGCAGCGGAGCTGATGCTGCTGGTGTTGCTTTAGCTATAAACCGTTTATTTAAGCTTAATTTTAATAAAGAAAAGCTTACTGAGCTTGCTTCATTTGGAGAAATTGCTTCAGCTGGGGCTGCTCATGCAGATAATGTTGCGCCAGCAATTTACGGGGGATTTACAATAATTTTATCTTATAAGCCTATGAAAATATTTAGTTTTTTTCCATCAAAAAAGTTAAAGTTTATTTTAGCTGTTCCAGATTTTCCTAAGGAAAGCACTAAAAAAGCAAGAGAAGTTTTACCAAAGGAAGTTGAATTAAAAAATGTTGTTTCTAATGTTAGCGGTGCCTCAGCGGTAACTGCTGGAATTATTCTTTCTAATCCACAGCTAATTGGTTTTGGAATGCGAATGGATAAAATTGTTGAAGTTGCTAGAGCAAGCTTATACCCTTACTTTAATAGAGTTAAATTTGAAGCTTTAAAATCTGGAGCCTTAGGCGTTGCTTTAAGCGGCGCTGGACCATCAATTATAGCAATTGTTAACTTTAAGGAATATAATGTTACTAGAGTGGTTGAAGCTATGAGAAGAGCTTTTAAAATTGAAGGGATTCAATGTGAAGTTTATGTTTCTGAAGCGGGCAAAGGAGCTGAAGTAATTGAGGAAGAATAA
- a CDS encoding TIGR00270 family protein, with the protein MNCEICGKEILSKRYEKIVEGVKMILCEKCASHGESHFQPIASSNLAKPVKLKPIVKPKPLAAINKEYLELEVVQDYYKKVKSAREKAGLTQEDFAKMLKEKLSVIQKIETGKIIPDINLAKRMEHLLKIKLLAPVKKEQVYKAAAEKPVLTLGDLAKIKYKSEEKKEL; encoded by the coding sequence TTGAATTGTGAAATCTGTGGGAAAGAAATTCTTAGTAAACGATATGAAAAAATTGTTGAAGGTGTAAAAATGATTTTATGCGAGAAATGTGCTTCTCACGGTGAATCTCATTTTCAACCTATTGCTTCAAGCAATCTAGCTAAACCTGTTAAATTAAAACCAATTGTTAAGCCTAAGCCTTTAGCTGCTATTAATAAGGAATATTTAGAGTTAGAAGTTGTTCAAGATTACTATAAAAAGGTTAAATCAGCTAGAGAGAAAGCAGGTTTAACTCAAGAAGATTTTGCTAAAATGCTGAAAGAAAAGCTTTCTGTAATTCAAAAAATTGAAACAGGGAAAATTATTCCAGATATTAATTTAGCGAAGAGAATGGAGCATTTACTAAAGATTAAGCTTTTAGCTCCTGTTAAAAAAGAGCAAGTTTATAAAGCTGCAGCTGAAAAACCAGTTTTAACTTTAGGTGATTTAGCTAAAATAAAATATAAATCTGAAGAGAAAAAAGAGCTTTAA
- a CDS encoding Lrp/AsnC ligand binding domain-containing protein, translating to MLKVKGDHRSFMEKLSKFDKIEHVYNIAGDNDVLIEAKTKNLGDFKDLINRIRSMENALQTTSYIVLSRYK from the coding sequence TTGTTAAAAGTAAAGGGGGATCATAGAAGTTTCATGGAAAAACTCTCAAAATTTGATAAAATCGAGCATGTTTATAATATTGCAGGAGATAACGATGTTTTAATTGAAGCTAAAACCAAGAATTTAGGTGATTTTAAAGATTTAATAAATAGAATTCGCTCTATGGAAAATGCGTTACAGACAACCTCTTATATAGTGCTTTCTCGCTACAAATAA
- a CDS encoding PAC2 family protein, with amino-acid sequence MQVNSLFLKKLELQNFNVVIAFSGWSDANQAATYSVKYLKDNLKMKKIGEINLEGFYNFSLNRPIVTIEGGLIKDFKLPKNELYALNDKYNDLLVLIGDEPHLNWFNYVNLILQLFSKANLICLIGSLIDKVPHTIEPIVSCVATRMDLIKKMKENDVEPVNYIGPSSIHSLILNECIKKDISALSIWGHTQDYITGVDYRAAHKLLRIINAILNLNVNLTKVKAEENNLQKILNDLMSKNQSFAKFINQLELEYKLSKKEPDYIV; translated from the coding sequence ATGCAAGTTAATAGTTTATTTTTGAAAAAACTTGAATTACAAAATTTTAATGTTGTTATAGCTTTTTCAGGTTGGTCTGATGCAAATCAAGCAGCTACTTACTCTGTTAAATACTTGAAGGATAATCTTAAAATGAAGAAAATTGGAGAAATAAATTTAGAAGGTTTTTATAACTTTTCGTTAAATCGTCCCATCGTCACTATTGAAGGGGGGTTAATAAAGGATTTTAAGCTTCCAAAAAATGAATTGTATGCTTTAAACGATAAATATAATGATTTATTGGTTTTAATAGGGGATGAACCTCATTTAAATTGGTTTAACTACGTTAATTTAATTCTTCAATTGTTTTCTAAAGCGAATCTTATATGCTTAATTGGAAGTTTAATTGATAAGGTTCCTCATACAATTGAGCCAATAGTATCATGTGTAGCTACAAGAATGGATTTAATTAAAAAAATGAAAGAAAACGATGTTGAACCAGTTAATTATATTGGGCCAAGCAGCATTCACAGTTTAATTTTAAACGAATGCATTAAAAAAGATATTTCAGCATTAAGCATTTGGGGGCATACACAAGATTATATAACTGGGGTTGATTATAGAGCTGCGCATAAACTTCTGCGCATAATTAACGCTATTTTAAATTTAAATGTTAATTTAACAAAAGTTAAAGCTGAAGAAAATAACCTTCAAAAAATATTAAACGATTTAATGAGTAAAAACCAGTCTTTCGCAAAGTTTATTAATCAACTTGAGCTTGAATACAAGCTTTCTAAAAAAGAGCCTGATTACATCGTGTAA